The window CTGAAGGCAAACGCAAGCAACGAAGCTATTATCATCGGATTTCGCAGAATCGCAATAAAAATTTTTCCCGGACTCGCTTTCCCTGAACGATTCAATTCAAGCACTACAGCCGCAAAAGTATTTATCGCAGGGATAACAAGAACAGCAAGCATGACAACTATTGCTGCATGACCCTCACCGTAAAGAGCCTCACACACTGCAACACCGAACAAAATATAATTTCCACGTCCGACAGCTTGAGCAATTACGCTCGATTTATTGCCGTCCTTCACGAATATGCGCGGGATAAAATATGCAAGTATAAATAATGCAAGCAGACTTACAGCAGCAAATATCATTTCTTTTACGGCGAATCCCTGCGAAAAATCCATCTCGTAAATATTCTTGAATAATAATACAGGCATGAACACAAGAAAAATTATCCTGTCAAATTCTTTCATTGCAGAACGCGTTATTTTATTATTGACTCTCATGAGCCAGCCGACCGACATTAATATAATCATCGGAATAACGACTCTTAGAGCCGCTAAAAAACTTTCTGCCATGATAATTAAATCCTCGCGACTCCTGAGTTAATTGCTGCTTGTGCGACTGCTTGAGCTACTGCCGGGCCGACTCTCTCGTCAAAAGCTGCCGGGATAATATAATCAGGACTCAATTCTGAATCGCTGACAAGTGAGACTAAAGCATTTGAAGCCGCTATCTTCATTGACTCGTTAATATCACTTGCTCGAACGTCAAAAGCTCCCCGAAAGATTCCCGGAAATGCAAGAACGTTATTAATTTGATTCGGATAATCGCTGCGTCCTGTTGAAATTACTTTTGCTCCGGCTGATTTTGCGTCGTCTGGGAAAATTTCCGGCGTTGGGTTTGCACATGCGAAAATAATCGGGTCTCGTGCCATTGATTTTACCATTTCGATATTTACGCTGTTGGGTGCTGACACTCCGATAAAGACATCTGCTCC is drawn from Synergistaceae bacterium and contains these coding sequences:
- a CDS encoding AEC family transporter: MAESFLAALRVVIPMIILMSVGWLMRVNNKITRSAMKEFDRIIFLVFMPVLLFKNIYEMDFSQGFAVKEMIFAAVSLLALFILAYFIPRIFVKDGNKSSVIAQAVGRGNYILFGVAVCEALYGEGHAAIVVMLAVLVIPAINTFAAVVLELNRSGKASPGKIFIAILRNPMIIASLLAFAFSLCRINIPVPIWSAIRSLANSTTTVSFISLGVGLEMIESKSDRMPLILGVVLRMLVVPLIFMPISIFAGFRNESLCAMMIIFAAPSAVASYPMAVAMGADGKLAGQLVCITTLLSVFTIFFWTFILRVLGLM